A stretch of the Malus sylvestris chromosome 10, drMalSylv7.2, whole genome shotgun sequence genome encodes the following:
- the LOC126586525 gene encoding GATA transcription factor 28-like, with amino-acid sequence MAESDHQNSMYSTGGVTQSNQVDDQDDDVEEPIDNPNIRFEDSTAIPPNQLYLPSSEYPPPPAANGASDQLTLSFQGEVYVFDAVSPDKVQAVLLLLGGYEIPSGIPSMGPVPLNQQGMNDLPAKPIQPQRAASLSRFREKRKERCFDKKIRYTVRKEVALRMQRKKGQFTSSKASSDDGGPASSTQGSGQDESMRETSCTHCGISSKSTPMMRRGPAGPRTLCNACGLKWANKGSLTGVPKVLNVGIHDPSLKGIEQSNGEVQDSDVVAMGANVAPSSANGDNSAKTVDRKL; translated from the exons ATGGCAGAATCCGATCACCAGAATTCAATGTACAGCACCGGAGGAGTGACACAGAGTAACCAAGTTGACGACCAAGACGACGACGTTGAAGAGCCCATTGACAACCCCAACATACGCTTCGAAGATAGCACCGCCATTCCTCCAAATCAACTCTACCTTCCCAGCTCCGAATACCCTCCGCCGCCCGCCGCAAACGGTGCCTCTGATCAGCTTACTCTGTCCTTCCAGGGTGAAGTTTATGTCTTCGACGCTGTTTCGCCTGATAAG GTGCAGGCGGTACTGCTACTTTTGGGTGGATATGAAATCCCTTCTGGCATTCCTTCCATGGGGCCGGTTCCTCTTAACCAGCAA GGTATGAATGACTTACCTGCAAAGCCAATTCAACCGCAGAGAGCTGCATCTTTAAGTCGGTTTCGCGAGAAGAGAAAAGAACGTTGTTTTGATAAGAAAATCCGTTACACCGTCCGGAAAGAAGTTGCACTAAG AATGCAGCGTAAAAAGGGTCAATTTACATCGTCCAAGGCTAGTTCCGATGATGGAGGCCCTGCTTCATCAACACAGGGCTCTGGTCAAGATGAAAGCATGCGGGAAACTTC GTGCACACACTGTGGGATAAGCTCAAAGTCAACTCCGATGATGCGTCGTGGGCCAGCAGGTCCAAGGACTCTATGTAATGCATGTGGGCTGAAATGGGCCAACAAG GGATCTCTAACAGGTGTTCCTAAGGTTTTAAATGTAGGTATCCACGATCCTTCTTTAAAAGGAATTGAACAG AGTAACGGCGAAGTTCAAGACTCTGATGTTGTAGCCATGGGTGCCAACGTTGCCCCTTCCTCAGCTAATGGCGATAATTCAGCCAAGACCGTAGACAGGAAATTGTGA
- the LOC126586523 gene encoding non-functional NADPH-dependent codeinone reductase 2-like isoform X2: protein MANAPDVSAAANKIPEVVLASSTGSRSMPVIGFGTAADKLQPHVLKTAVVEAIKLGYRHFDTASMYGSEQTLGEAIQEALGLGLVASRDQVFVTSKLWITDAHPHLVIPALHKSLQNLQLKYLDLYLIHWPISAKPGTLVYPLNAGDLMPMDFKAVWAAMEECQRLGLTKSIGLSNFSTIKIENILSFATIPPSVNQVEMNPLWQQKKLRDFCKTNGIIVTAFSPLGGIGSCWGSNHVFESKVLQEIAKERGKTIAQVCIRWVYQAGATLAVKSYNKERLKQNVDIFDWKLSETDIEKINQIPQRKMMLREDMVSANGPSPYKSLEDLWDGEL from the exons ATGGCGAATGCACCAGATGTGTCGGCAGCTGCAAACAAAATCCCCGAGGTGGTGCTGGCATCGTCGACCGGCTCGAGGAGCATGCCGGTGATTGGCTTCGGCACAGCAGCGGACAAGTTACAACCTCATGTTCTGAAAACAGCTGTTGTCGAGGCCATCAAGCTCGGTTACAGGCACTTTGATACGGCCTCTATGTACGGGTCGGAGCAGACTCTGGGAGAAGCCATCCAAGAAGCACTTGGACTTGGTCTGGTTGCTTCTCGAGATCAAGTCTTCGTCACTTCAAAGTTATGGATTACTGATGCTCACCCTCATCTGGTTATTCCTGCCCTGCACAAATCACTTCA GAATCTTCAACTGAAGTACCTGGACCTGTATCTCATTCACTGGCCCATCAGTGCTAAGCCAGGAACATTGGTGTACCCACTGAATGCAGGGGACCTTATGCCCATGGACTTCAAGGCTGTGTGGGCAGCCATGGAAGAATGCCAGAGACTAGGCCTCACCAAATCCATTGGACTCAGCAACTTCTCTACCATAAAGATTGAAAATATACTCTCTTTCGCTACGATTCCTCCTTCAGTGAATCAGGTCGAGATGAACCCGTTATGGCAACAAAAGAAGCTTAGAGACTTCTGCAAAACTAATGGTATAATTGTGACTGCCTTTTCTCCTTTGGGTGGCATAGGGTCCTGTTGGGGCAGTAATCATGTTTTTGAAAGCAAAGTTCTTCAGGAGATCGCGAAGGAACGGGGAAAGACTATAGCTCAA GTATGTATTAGATGGGTGTATCAAGCAGGGGCAACACTTGCTGTTAAGAGCTACAACAAAGAGAGGTTGAAGCAAAATGTCGACATCTTTGACTGGAAACTTTCCGAAACCGACATTGAGAAGATCAACCAAATCCCGCAGCGCAAAATGATGCTTAGAGAAGACATGGTTTCAGCGAATGGACCGTCACCATACAAGTCACTTGAAGATTTATGGGATGGAGAGCTTTAA
- the LOC126586523 gene encoding non-functional NADPH-dependent codeinone reductase 2-like isoform X1: MANAPDVSAAANKIPEVVLASSTGSRSMPVIGFGTAADKLQPHVLKTAVVEAIKLGYRHFDTASMYGSEQTLGEAIQEALGLGLVASRDQVFVTSKLWITDAHPHLVIPALHKSLQNLQLKYLDLYLIHWPISAKPGTLVYPLNAGDLMPMDFKAVWAAMEECQRLGLTKSIGLSNFSTIKIENILSFATIPPSVNQVEMNPLWQQKKLRDFCKTNGIIVTAFSPLGGIGSCWGSNHVFESKVLQEIAKERGKTIAQKTVVLWQVCIRWVYQAGATLAVKSYNKERLKQNVDIFDWKLSETDIEKINQIPQRKMMLREDMVSANGPSPYKSLEDLWDGEL, encoded by the exons ATGGCGAATGCACCAGATGTGTCGGCAGCTGCAAACAAAATCCCCGAGGTGGTGCTGGCATCGTCGACCGGCTCGAGGAGCATGCCGGTGATTGGCTTCGGCACAGCAGCGGACAAGTTACAACCTCATGTTCTGAAAACAGCTGTTGTCGAGGCCATCAAGCTCGGTTACAGGCACTTTGATACGGCCTCTATGTACGGGTCGGAGCAGACTCTGGGAGAAGCCATCCAAGAAGCACTTGGACTTGGTCTGGTTGCTTCTCGAGATCAAGTCTTCGTCACTTCAAAGTTATGGATTACTGATGCTCACCCTCATCTGGTTATTCCTGCCCTGCACAAATCACTTCA GAATCTTCAACTGAAGTACCTGGACCTGTATCTCATTCACTGGCCCATCAGTGCTAAGCCAGGAACATTGGTGTACCCACTGAATGCAGGGGACCTTATGCCCATGGACTTCAAGGCTGTGTGGGCAGCCATGGAAGAATGCCAGAGACTAGGCCTCACCAAATCCATTGGACTCAGCAACTTCTCTACCATAAAGATTGAAAATATACTCTCTTTCGCTACGATTCCTCCTTCAGTGAATCAGGTCGAGATGAACCCGTTATGGCAACAAAAGAAGCTTAGAGACTTCTGCAAAACTAATGGTATAATTGTGACTGCCTTTTCTCCTTTGGGTGGCATAGGGTCCTGTTGGGGCAGTAATCATGTTTTTGAAAGCAAAGTTCTTCAGGAGATCGCGAAGGAACGGGGAAAGACTATAGCTCAA AAAACTGTGGTTCTTTGGCAGGTATGTATTAGATGGGTGTATCAAGCAGGGGCAACACTTGCTGTTAAGAGCTACAACAAAGAGAGGTTGAAGCAAAATGTCGACATCTTTGACTGGAAACTTTCCGAAACCGACATTGAGAAGATCAACCAAATCCCGCAGCGCAAAATGATGCTTAGAGAAGACATGGTTTCAGCGAATGGACCGTCACCATACAAGTCACTTGAAGATTTATGGGATGGAGAGCTTTAA
- the LOC126586521 gene encoding anthocyanidin 3-O-glucosyltransferase 7-like, translating to MCFSFLNSERSNNVLFSEKSESNIPRNLKHYNVSDGVPKNHVLKGDPMEVVELFLKATPANYKIAIEKAVAETGKKVTCLITDAFLVFAGEMAQNWGVPWIPLWIPMPCNLSAHIYTDLIRGELFPNYVGLESDNQIGNDDDCLHEDNTLEIVPGLSAMHIADLPEEVVPCDSLLSQMLSQMGRVLHQMTALVLNSYQEINPTLLNNDLKSKVPKLLNVGFLTASLPAVPMVAPSSSDATGCLSWLDEQPASSVAYICFGTIGAPSPNEMIALAEALEVSGVSFLWSLKDNFKDLLPSGFVEKITYKHGKLVPWAPQAQVLAHTAIGMFITHSGTNSVYESVANGVPMICRPLFGDQRMNGRMVDDVWGIGVKIEGGILTKSGVLKSLELVLGSEQGKKMREKARALKEIIAEAAGPLGSAVQDFTTLVDIISLH from the coding sequence ATGTGTTTTTCTTTCCTCAACTCAGAAAGATCAAATAACGTGCTATTTTCGGAGAAATCAGAATCCAACATTCCTAGAAACTTAAAACACTACAATGTGTCAGATGGTGTGCCGAAAAATCATGTCTTGAAAGGGGATCCAATGGAGGTAGTGGAGCTATTCCTCAAAGCCACACCTGCAAATTACAAAATTGCAATAGAGAAGGCGGTGGCGGAGACAGGCAAGAAGGTTACTTGTTTGATTACAGATGCATTCTTGGTCTTTGCTGGAGAGATGGCTCAGAATTGGGGTGTTCCATGGATTCCTCTTTGGATACCCATGCCATGCAACCTGTCTGCTCACATTTACACTGATCTTATCCGCGGCGAGCTCTTTCCAAATTATGTTGGCCTCGAAAGTGATAACCAGATTGGTAATGACGACGATTGTTTGCACGAAGATAATACACTGGAAATTGTTCCAGGGCTGTCCGCAATGCACATTGCGGACTTGCCTGAAGAAGTAGTTCCATGTGACTCACTTTTGTCACAAATGCTAAGTCAAATGGGGAGAGTGCTGCATCAAATGACAGCTCTTGTCTTGAATTCCTATCAAGAGATAAATCCCACACTTCTGAATAACGATCTCAAATCGAAGGTCCCTAAGTTACTCAACGTAGGTTTTCTCACAGCCTCGTTACCAGCAGTCCCAATGGTTGCACCATCAAGTTCGGATGCCACGGGTTGCCTTTCGTGGTTAGATGAGCAACCAGCTTCGTCTGTGGCATATATCTGTTTTGGGACGATCGGCGCTCCATCTCCGAATGAGATGATAGCCTTGGCAGAGGCATTGGAAGTAAGCGGCGTATCATTTCTTTGGTCTCTCAAAGACAATTTTAAGGACCTATTGCCAAGCGGATTTGTAGAAAAGATCACATACAAGCATGGAAAACTAGTGCCGTGGGCACCCCAAGCTCAAGTGTTGGCTCATACTGCAATCGGTATGTTTATTACGCACAGCGGGACAAATTCGGTGTATGAAAGTGTTGCAAATGGGGTGCCAATGATCTGCAGGCCATTATTCGGAGACCAAAGAATGAACGGGCGGATGGTGGACGATGTGTGGGGGATCGGAGTGAAAATTGAGGGCGGAATACTCACAAAGAGTGGAGTGCTCAAGAGCTTGGAGCTCGTTTTGGGAAGTGAAcaagggaagaagatgagggaGAAGGCCAGAGCTCTCAAAGAGATTATAGCAGAGGCTGCTGGGCCTCTAGGGAGTGCTGTACAAGATTTTACAACTTTGGTGGACATAATTTCTTTGCATTAG
- the LOC126586526 gene encoding uncharacterized protein LOC126586526 translates to MDFALTAIHKAVNPILAEIRSELAQLHHDLALGVEGDSDQASMCSEEAESIEVGHQKPHNGNGNPLRILSTIHTNSIPPLLSSSPMLRALANSVVKPHSNNFNASTVLLSESKTMTSASHLLHTHSFSDTTTTGPEDFCAWKLFDAIPDSSCYVILDRDMCYCNGIWDKGGDSKFRSLEDCQMKLVEKIARLNYDDNIGYFIKKKLHVWCQLPSGLLELGMIRRHEVLRLLINNFKNRKAMWHWFFHCFLACYTDGKVVKTDVYLNEINGWIGTYEVGKLVMVLNA, encoded by the coding sequence ATGGATTTTGCACTCACAGCCATTCACAAGGCTGTGAATCCTATACTCGCCGAAATCCGCAGTGAACTTGCTCAGTTACACCATGACTTGGCTCTCGGTGTCGAGGGAGATTCTGATCAAGCCTCGATGTGTTCCGAGGAAGCTGAATCGATCGAGGTTGGTCACCAAAAACCGCACAATGGAAACGGCAACCCACTACGAATTTTGTCGACAATCCACACCAATTCCATTCCGCCATTGCTCTCATCTTCACCGATGTTGCGAGCATTGGCAAATTCGGTCGTCAAGCCACACTcgaacaacttcaatgcatcTACAGTCTTGCTTTCGGAATCAAAGACGATGACCTCTGCTTCGCATTTACTCCATACGCACTCGTTCTCCGATACTACAACAACTGGACCTGAGGATTTTTGTGCATGGAAATTGTTTGATGCAATTCCAGACTCAAGTTGCTATGTTATTCTTGATCGTGACATGTGCTACTGCAATGGCATTTGGGATAAGGGTGGCGACTCCAAATTTAGGTCATTGGAGGATTGTCAAATGAAGCTGGTGGAGAAGATTGCACGGTTGAATTACGATGACAACATTGGTTATTTCATCAAGAAGAAACTTCATGTTTGGTGTCAGCTACCGAGTGGGCTATTGGAGTTAGGAATGATACGTCGACATGAGGTATTGAGATTATTGATTAACAATTTTAAAAATCGGAAGGCCATGTGGCATTGGTTTTTCCATTGTTTCCTTGCGTGTTATACCGATGGCAAGGTGGTCAAGACTGATGTTTATTTGAATGAAATTAATGGGTGGATCGGCACGTATGAGGTTGGCAAATTGGTGATGGTTTTGAATGCATAG